The following proteins are encoded in a genomic region of Phycisphaera sp.:
- a CDS encoding protein kinase: protein MRDCPGASDLETLASRDEATPAVRRHVARCPACKAQLEAVRANDRFLIHAAGDLAEALRGELHPQVSSRPLPERDSIPGYRIVEEISCGGQGVVYRAIQSDTKRPAAIKMLLAGAFASDRQVYRFERETELAAGLRHPNIVTIFQSGAATDGGRYVAMEFVTGVPLDHYVEDTLGRASSGGKARADAVMRLIVQVAMGVGHAHTAGIIHRDIKPSNILVDEHGVPRVLDFGLARSIETAPDARSNAPMTESFAGTPAYAAPERLNEQHEHTDARSDVYSMGMMLYRLLTGVSPYPCDGPIAAVARHAAETMPAPPSRSVPRLPKDVQTIVLRCLTKDPQRRYASASALAEDIEDYLAGNPIAARRDSATYVLRKLVLRNRAASAAVAIVALTVLLAAIGFALLATDLDRARREIEATLSDSTVQRARFMAKAGDPQQAEALLWDEAIAAGITTSDLALWEAPASRLRSAWSLAEFYAGLPRLMRARADTFFRSVGLDPERELMWAIDNSGSRWSWSFDGRPIKPTPELASWPTTSVASPNGRYVVLHGELDGKRTAQVWDVDQGTVVGPSFASEQSAYSMLVEDEGRVLVRLNEPELGSTLVWNVDDGTSLALFGPEIFWVHLDRDAQGELFLLVGTRDQSSARVSIARPPNWDVHRSVDIPNVPVLAGKYDRMVSPVLSHDGQMLAAAVGDQLLLFDVSAAPELLSRVDAPTVNIGQIVFDSQDRSLIVTGTTDGVLMIFAVPGLDLRHDDTGAFGRIASAGDPPLAAMTAADGVAVYATTDRPWLTRIKTNPQTQMSITTSLHGTLAWGDDVGTLYIRPIREPHDATPIPAHDDEINAVCWSPDGATLLTTGADGAIREWKSDGRPLRVVAEGLPPLWSVQYSLDGRSIAAGDFGGVIRVWREAGHDGPVEPFAYHTGMHRLPMVRFSPDGRRLLCAAVSSSWEPAKATVLDLETGEQLHELYGHGTTIRAVAWSSDGELAVTGGDDRALRVWDAESGDLLRTIRGLPWGPYDLVFHPRGSVLFAVGPGGSIVVIDPHAGVELAQLPVHDRSIFSIALSPDGTKLYTSGQDPWIGITDLNELLGYIRGNENYWREAEPLE, encoded by the coding sequence ATGCGCGATTGCCCAGGTGCCTCGGATCTCGAAACGCTGGCCTCGCGCGACGAGGCGACGCCGGCCGTGCGCCGGCACGTGGCGCGCTGCCCGGCGTGCAAGGCCCAGCTCGAAGCGGTGCGCGCGAACGATCGCTTCCTGATCCACGCTGCGGGCGACTTGGCCGAGGCCCTGCGGGGCGAGTTGCATCCCCAGGTATCATCTCGCCCCCTGCCCGAACGCGACAGCATCCCCGGCTATCGCATCGTCGAGGAGATCAGCTGCGGCGGGCAGGGTGTGGTCTACCGGGCTATCCAGAGCGATACAAAGCGGCCCGCGGCGATCAAGATGCTCCTGGCCGGGGCGTTCGCCAGCGACCGGCAGGTGTACCGCTTCGAACGCGAGACTGAGCTAGCCGCGGGCCTGCGCCATCCCAACATCGTCACCATCTTCCAGTCGGGCGCGGCGACCGACGGAGGGCGGTACGTCGCGATGGAGTTCGTGACCGGTGTTCCGCTGGACCACTACGTCGAGGACACGCTCGGCCGGGCCAGCAGCGGCGGCAAGGCGCGCGCTGACGCCGTCATGCGGCTGATAGTGCAGGTCGCGATGGGCGTGGGCCACGCGCACACGGCCGGCATCATCCACCGAGACATCAAGCCAAGCAACATCCTGGTCGACGAGCACGGCGTGCCCCGCGTGCTCGACTTCGGGCTGGCGCGTTCGATCGAGACGGCCCCCGACGCGCGCTCCAACGCGCCGATGACCGAGAGCTTCGCTGGCACGCCCGCCTACGCCGCCCCGGAACGGCTGAACGAGCAGCACGAGCACACCGACGCGCGCAGCGATGTCTATTCGATGGGCATGATGCTTTACCGCCTGCTGACCGGTGTTTCGCCCTACCCGTGCGACGGCCCGATTGCCGCGGTGGCTCGGCACGCGGCCGAGACTATGCCCGCGCCGCCGTCGCGCTCCGTGCCACGTTTGCCGAAGGATGTCCAGACCATCGTGCTTCGATGCCTGACCAAGGATCCCCAGCGTCGGTACGCCAGCGCATCGGCCCTGGCCGAGGACATTGAAGATTACCTGGCCGGGAACCCAATCGCCGCCCGCCGCGACAGTGCGACATATGTGCTACGCAAGCTCGTGCTGCGAAACCGTGCCGCCTCGGCCGCGGTGGCGATCGTCGCGCTGACCGTGCTGCTGGCGGCCATCGGCTTCGCCCTACTGGCGACCGACCTCGACCGGGCACGCCGCGAAATCGAAGCCACGCTCTCGGACAGCACTGTGCAGCGGGCCCGGTTCATGGCCAAGGCCGGCGATCCGCAGCAGGCCGAGGCGCTCTTGTGGGACGAAGCCATCGCTGCGGGCATCACCACGAGCGACTTGGCGTTGTGGGAGGCCCCCGCCAGCCGGTTGCGTTCGGCGTGGTCGCTGGCCGAGTTCTACGCGGGCTTGCCGCGCCTGATGCGAGCCCGCGCCGACACCTTCTTCCGCAGCGTGGGGCTCGACCCCGAGCGTGAGTTGATGTGGGCCATCGACAACAGCGGCTCGCGATGGTCGTGGTCGTTTGACGGCCGGCCGATCAAGCCCACGCCGGAGCTAGCGTCCTGGCCCACGACCTCGGTTGCCAGCCCGAACGGGCGGTACGTCGTGCTGCATGGCGAGTTGGACGGCAAGAGGACGGCGCAGGTCTGGGATGTGGACCAAGGCACCGTGGTCGGGCCATCGTTCGCCTCCGAGCAATCGGCATATTCCATGCTGGTCGAGGACGAAGGCCGGGTCTTGGTGCGTCTCAACGAGCCGGAGCTGGGCTCGACCCTGGTCTGGAACGTTGACGACGGAACTTCCCTCGCCCTGTTCGGGCCGGAGATTTTCTGGGTGCACCTGGACCGGGACGCGCAAGGCGAACTGTTCCTCTTGGTCGGCACCCGAGACCAGTCCTCCGCCCGCGTATCCATTGCGCGACCGCCCAACTGGGATGTGCACCGATCCGTCGATATTCCCAATGTGCCTGTTTTGGCCGGCAAGTACGATCGGATGGTCTCCCCGGTCCTGAGCCATGATGGCCAAATGCTCGCTGCGGCAGTCGGTGACCAACTCCTCTTGTTCGATGTATCGGCGGCCCCGGAACTGCTGTCGCGCGTTGATGCGCCAACGGTCAATATCGGGCAGATCGTGTTCGACAGCCAGGACCGTTCGCTCATCGTGACGGGGACCACCGACGGCGTGCTCATGATCTTCGCGGTGCCCGGGCTCGACCTGCGGCACGATGATACCGGCGCCTTCGGCAGGATTGCATCCGCGGGGGACCCGCCGCTGGCGGCGATGACCGCGGCCGACGGCGTCGCTGTCTATGCCACAACCGACCGCCCGTGGCTGACGCGGATCAAGACGAATCCGCAGACGCAGATGTCGATTACCACCTCTCTCCATGGCACGCTGGCCTGGGGCGACGATGTGGGCACGCTGTACATCCGGCCGATCCGGGAGCCGCACGACGCAACCCCGATCCCGGCCCACGACGACGAAATCAACGCTGTGTGCTGGTCGCCCGATGGCGCGACTCTGCTGACCACTGGAGCCGACGGCGCGATCCGTGAGTGGAAGTCCGATGGCCGGCCGCTGCGCGTCGTCGCTGAGGGCCTGCCCCCGCTCTGGAGCGTGCAATACAGCCTCGACGGTCGATCGATCGCCGCTGGCGACTTCGGCGGCGTGATCCGGGTGTGGAGGGAAGCGGGACACGATGGGCCAGTGGAGCCATTCGCGTACCACACTGGGATGCATCGCCTCCCGATGGTCAGGTTCAGTCCCGATGGCCGCCGGTTGTTGTGCGCGGCCGTTTCTAGTTCATGGGAGCCCGCCAAAGCCACCGTGCTCGACCTGGAGACCGGCGAGCAACTTCACGAGCTTTACGGCCACGGTACGACCATCCGGGCCGTTGCGTGGTCGTCCGACGGCGAGCTGGCCGTCACCGGCGGCGACGACCGCGCCCTGCGCGTATGGGATGCCGAAAGCGGCGATTTGCTGCGCACGATCAGGGGGCTGCCGTGGGGGCCATACGACCTGGTCTTCCATCCCCGGGGCAGCGTGCTCTTCGCGGTCGGCCCGGGTGGCTCGATCGTCGTGATCGACCCGCACGCGGGCGTCGAGCTGGCGCAGCTGCCGGTGCATGACCGCTCCATCTTCTCGATCGCTCTGAGTCCCGACGGCACGAAGCTCTACACCTCTGGCCAGGACCCCTGGATCGGCATCACCGACCTCAATGAGCTGCTCGGGTACATCCGAGGGAACGAGAATTACTGGCGTGAGGCCGAGCCGCTCGAATAA
- a CDS encoding gamma carbonic anhydrase family protein, producing the protein MTMHERDGRYFADTARVVGDVRLGREVNIWYGATIRGDVAPVVIGDRTNVQDNAVIHCDHRYANVIGDDVIIGHGAIVHGETIGYNTLIGMGAVILGRTNIGSGCIIGAGAVVPPGLEVPDGSVVMGVPGKIIRRVNDPDRAYLAKLPTHYTALARKHVADPDQPVIFEMSEILNADLLPD; encoded by the coding sequence ATGACCATGCACGAACGCGACGGCCGCTACTTCGCCGATACCGCCCGGGTCGTAGGTGATGTCCGCCTCGGCCGAGAGGTCAACATCTGGTACGGCGCCACGATCCGAGGTGATGTCGCGCCGGTGGTCATCGGTGACCGTACCAATGTTCAGGACAACGCTGTCATCCACTGTGACCACCGCTACGCCAATGTCATCGGCGACGATGTCATCATCGGTCACGGTGCCATCGTGCACGGCGAGACGATCGGTTACAACACGCTCATCGGCATGGGCGCGGTCATCCTCGGGCGTACCAACATCGGCAGCGGTTGCATCATCGGAGCCGGCGCCGTCGTGCCGCCGGGGCTCGAAGTGCCCGATGGCTCGGTCGTGATGGGTGTCCCGGGCAAGATCATCCGCCGGGTCAACGATCCAGACCGGGCCTACCTGGCCAAGTTGCCAACGCACTATACCGCCCTGGCCCGCAAGCATGTGGCCGACCCAGATCAACCCGTGATCTTTGAGATGAGCGAGATCCTGAACGCAGACCTGTTGCCCGATTGA